From one Malus sylvestris chromosome 1, drMalSylv7.2, whole genome shotgun sequence genomic stretch:
- the LOC126633086 gene encoding zinc finger CCCH domain-containing protein 38-like → MSRSNRKRSSKWDLVEGPQFEDANMQDNGWMGKAGRAFHHKESGRDWLSPETNDLHRPKHDLDMPSREPLPGSRGSHKNESINKGCKRYMNDSMVWDGDGNCSTRMSPGLDEWREHRSRSPKSGWRRSLRGRSRSRSRSRSKSQSWSRSKSQSWSRSPDRGYRRESLFLDRNRGRPGISAQLCKDFMTGRCRRGSDCQMLHEGNSNYDDSWESRHRKCDASRYSTPPDTTEYYPLKSERYSAYCSDFAKGKCRRGASCKFDHHRASDGFSKGSTNENTRERENERRNRDISTERGAERVLHRSSDIPCKFFAAGNCRNKKNCRFSHHIQARASPERMSRDGRWGPSHSLNDAAPAWSGPKWSDTGTLSDAAMLTVDNRNIGVPEVRSSAWSVDDNRWGCDKNNENKNCADRSVSHEAVERNEKDTNLWNEGSVGARVDLPKSRDTEKWLGDMSPDWNYTVQSSNHVGKQEHSRITQGSEPSTQVHGAASIIEPMVAERSDFLQNKDVRVDGVISVPYDNRTAIEEPSSFRNNLNVTANIMARQSFDHSGQSSSAFPFSGLSTSGQSKKLIPCGGVVKSPQDTLSPESKSVTKSDIGDAKTSLVDGIPQVPNLVGGKELTQLTNLSASLAQLLGNRQQLPQIYAALNSHNAPLLPKSERSTEQLLAAAIQRDPTVVSHKPYDPMCDSIEHRIINNQMCLLPNSAGNTSIDRKVENLSNVVSLSSLPSGANANNYHQTNNPVEEPTHKDHQLSQHGAKSEVVEGNGALGAEESKSVQEENNSPENGPIEVKGGKKVKEVKGSRAFRFALVENVKELLKPSWKEGQVSKDAYKTIVKKVVDKVTSTMQGANIPQTQEKIDHYLSFSKPKLTKLVQAYVEKMQKG, encoded by the exons ATGAGTAGAAGCAACAGAAAGCGGTCTTCTAAATGGGATTTGGTAGAAGGGCCTCAATTTGAAGATGCAAATATGCAGGACAACGGTTGGATGGGAAAGGCAGGTAGGGCATTTCATCATAAGGAATCTGGACGTGACTGGCTTTCTCCGGAGACAAATGATCTGCACAGACCTAAGCATGATTTGGATATGCCATCCAGGGAACCTTTGCCCGGAAGCAGAGGCTCACATAAAAATGAGAGTATCAATAAGGGATGCAAGAGATACATGAATGACTCTATGGTGTGGGATGGAGATGGAAATTGCAGCACAAGGATGTCTCCTGGTCTTGATGAGTGGAGAGAACATCGCAGTCGGTCCCCAAAAAGTGGTTGGAGAAGGTCACTGAg AGGTAGGAGTAGAAGTAGAAGCAGGAGCAGGAGTAAGAGCCAGAGCTGGAGCAGGAGTAAGAGCCAGAGCTGGAGTAGGAGCCCTGATCGTGGTTATAGGCGGGAATCACTTTTCCTCGACAGAAATAGAGGCAGGCCAGGAATTTCAGCTCAATTGTGCAAAGATTTTATGACTGGGAGATGCAGGAGAGGTAGTGATTGCCAAATGCTTCATGAGGGTAATTCCAATTATGATGATAGCTGGGAAAGTCGACACAGGAAATGTGATGCTTCGAGATACTCTACCCCTCCTGATACCACCGAGTACTATCCATTAAAAAGTGAAAGATATTCTGCGTATTGTAGTGATTTTGCAAAAGGGAAGTGCCGGAGGGGGGCATCTTGCAAGTTCGATCACCATCGTGCTTCTGATGGATTCAGTAAAGGTTCTACAAATGAGAATACTAGAGAAAGGGAAAATGAAAGAAGGAACAGAGATATTTCTACAGAGCGAGGTGCTGAGCGTGTACTGCACAGGAGTAGTGATATTCCTTGCAAATTTTTTGCTGCGGGAAATTGTCGTAATAAAAAGAATTGTCGGTTTTCTCATCATATTCAAGCTCGTGCAAGTCCTGAAAGAATGTCACGGGATGGCCGGTGGGGCCCAAGTCACAGTTTAAATGAtgcagccccagcatggagtggTCCAAAATGGAGTGATACCGGGACTCTGTCAGATGCCGCGATGTTGACTGTAGATAACAGAAATATTGGTGTTCCAGAGGTAAGGTCTAGTGCTTGGTCTGTAGATGATAATAGATGGGGGTGTGATAAGAACAATGAGAACAAAAATTGTGCTGACCGTAGTGTTAGTCATGAAGCAGTTGAGAGGAATGAGAAGGATACAAATCTGTGGAACGAAGGTAGTGTGGGTGCTCGTGTGGATCTTCCTAAATCGAGAGATACTGAAAAATGGCTTGGTGACATGTCTCCTGATTGGAATTACACGGTGCAATCCTCCAACCATGTTGGGAAACAAGAGCATAGTCGCATTACTCAAGGTTCAGAACCTTCCACTCAGGTGCATGGTGCTGCTTCAATTATTGAACCAATGGTAGCTGAAAGATCTGATTTTCTGCAGAACAAGGATGTAAGGGTAGATGGAGTTATATCCGTGCCATATGACAATAGGACTGCCATTGAAGAACCTTCTAGTTTTCGTAATAACCTAAATGTTACTGCAAATATCATGGCCCGCCAAAGCTTTGACCACAGTGGCCAGAGTTCAAGTGCTTTTCCTTTTTCAGGATTAAGCACAAGTGGGCAAAGTAAAAAACTAATCCCATGCGGAGGAGTTGTAAAAAGTCCACAAGATACACTGTCCCCAGAGAGTAAATCTGTGACCAAGTCAGATATAGGGGATGCAAAAACTTCACTAGTTGATGGAATTCCTCAAGTTCCAAATTTGGTAGGTGGTAAAGAACTTACGCAACTTACCAATCTTTCAGCTTCTCTGGCTCAGTTACTTGGAAATCGGCAGCAACTTCCACAGATTTATGCTGCTTTAAATTCTCATAATGCACCTCTCCTTCCCAAATCAGAAAGATCTACTGAGCAGCTTTTGGCAGCAGCCATTCAGCGCGATCCAACGGTGGTATCTCATAAGCCGTATGATCCTATGTGTGATAGCATAGAACATAGAATTATTAACAATCAAATGTGCCTTTTGCCAAATAGTGCTGGAAACACAAGCATTGATAGAAAAGTAGAGAACCTGTCAAATGTTGTATCTCTATCGTCTTTACCTAGTGGAGCAAATGCAAACAATTATCATCAGACTAATAATCCAGTGGAAGAACCTACACATAAGGATCACCAATTAAGTCAGCATGGTGCAAAGTCTGAGGTTGTCGAGGGAAATGGTGCACTTGGGGCCGAGGAAAGCAAGAGCGTGCAGGAAGAGAATAATTCCCCAGAGAATGGTCCCATAGAGGTCAAAGGGGGCAAGAAAGTCAAGGAAGTGAAGGGGAGCCGTGCATTTAGATTTGCACTTGTGGAAAACGTCAAGGAGCTTTTAAAACCCTCATGGAAAGAAGGTCAAGTCAGCAAAGATGCTTACAAAACGATAGTGAAGAAGGTGGTTGATAAAGTGACCAGTACCATGCAGGGGGCTAATATTCCCCAGACACAAGAGAAGATTGACCATTATCTATCATTTTCAAAACCGAAGCTTACTAAACTTGTACAG